The Mangrovimonas cancribranchiae nucleotide sequence CTTACAACAAGTTGATTGTGATTATACTGTTTATTTAGCTGAAATTATTGATGAGTTTATCAATAAGTATAAACTAAAGTATATAGATGCTGTATGTTCTCATGGTCATACAGCTTTACATCAACCTCACAATGGATTTACATATCAAATAGGTAATAAGAAGCTATTAGCTGAAAAATTAAACCAAGTTGTAGTTTGTGACTTTAGAGTTCAGGATGTGTCTTTAGGTGGGGAAGGAGCGCCGCTAGTGCCTGTTGGAGATAAGCTATTATTTAACGATTTTGATTTTTGCGTAAACTTAGGAGGTTTTGCTAATATTTCAACCAAAATAAATAATGAGAGAATTGCTTACGATATCTGCCCAGTTAACATAGTACTAAATTATTATGTTGATCAATTAGGTTTTGCTTATGATAATCAAGGAAAAATAGCTTCCTCTGGAACAGTAAATAAAACATTGCTTGAAGAACTTAATAATTTGGAATTCTATAAAAAAAGTTCGCCTAAATCTTTAGGGTTAGAATGGGTGAAAGCCATTTTTATTCCTATTGTAGAATCATACAACCTACAAGTT carries:
- a CDS encoding anhydro-N-acetylmuramic acid kinase codes for the protein MLKEDYNVIGVMSGTSLDGVDLVYVNFKVNDGIWSFNCLDKETVSYTKSWVQRLKNLTELSEKDLQQVDCDYTVYLAEIIDEFINKYKLKYIDAVCSHGHTALHQPHNGFTYQIGNKKLLAEKLNQVVVCDFRVQDVSLGGEGAPLVPVGDKLLFNDFDFCVNLGGFANISTKINNERIAYDICPVNIVLNYYVDQLGFAYDNQGKIASSGTVNKTLLEELNNLEFYKKSSPKSLGLEWVKAIFIPIVESYNLQVKDVLSTVCEHVAVQIAMAVNHKKCAKVLITGGGAYNTYLIERLKSMTSQEIVIPKNVIVDFKEAIVFGLLGVLKLRNEINCLSSVTGAKYNHSSGTIFKP